In a single window of the Littorina saxatilis isolate snail1 linkage group LG3, US_GU_Lsax_2.0, whole genome shotgun sequence genome:
- the LOC138963038 gene encoding uncharacterized protein isoform X2 codes for MTLTVTRESTVGLLGAPFDPVYATVTASGLCYFSVLFAPMEVTDLKPNGDLNLRKFRHILWKLNGRAGYGFCPGFKDTDFPEGFKFEGHGLEVLKQPFTRVQATECQVFMQLKRSSSRAISQPLGLQLCSKCLKALTDIYTNLKKSGADLSKCPAFTRFLPGQSHPTAVKNHGVYQGSSKLKESNELKTESEASLLVTEEEGGGEGSSVGADRPGLCVASECEVVTQNSTESKPKIVKSSSSKVPVRNCSVLLDRFIPEGGCLYKSENRSNMVVANGAVSADSSPVPSPATRSLEHTSSAASFSQDVSHSSSSSSWSLMSSPSATVTSNSSKRQLKHTSSESSSSSRPVLSARIKPFRTVTPQGQETEFSVTDAAGADVAVAGVASDTVVQRDVMADMEPPPVLTPEIMSPADSPQPLCIDEDADPDELESASSEPDAKRPCYRCSLCEDGFQSDTELRQHFSESHPQDTSQDDQSETLATSDLVTDEPVQSDSESPRWKVCPVCRKSFSTKEELELHLTSRHHTRLHRCRYCGQRFALRKNLTDHLERHRGSKKLICEDCGKEFSKKKDFAAHVREHMGDLPFFCTICSKLFSRESVYKEHMERHRARRGVRAVLSGSQKTLQGIVTKAKKCLDEKALMTPASTVTPASGAVQVTTVAKSSSTDSLSTSTSESATSPPSNLHLLSVVSLAQAELEKTSRPPSVEEKMSTSATESSDAAAQLLQLSSRETDKVNAAISDSASTVSPEDIKDTKMDVVSQKAWPEESNALLQKLNAPLKLSKSPPVVLPELSQEQTLSIADKAQSSASSSDDSAETGPELKKPGLPGSSQQGTTPQPTSGTEETEKKEKEKLLSEREEKVKKKEKEMKEREQDIARKNMVFFHQLLMAQMTQQPKNGNGGPATPSEQNKGDKPPMHPQALAMMAALNSRAARGMGQGAIPVLRPPVPPHLPSNKPPYPIPADVGPKWCPPTLDAGKGMAVPHTQPGPLPVTNTEQVKSPASDAVPSSSAGASPPSISLPPHASASLHPKHNPLNPASPRMPFGSLSPGARMSPASLPPGVRMPPRSPLPPGSLSPSARMPSRSPQPPLYLPPGVRMPPRPPTASPRSPATSNQQPARQASSPRKGNFLDMLVGLESKMPDSVKQFLPPRGPVLKARLPKPSQSVFLSDKGSGVILHAETPESIARAIGNKGKGRWPKTKGLDGTMEGTGLNRTDAPPPPPKKQSRWSGGLVKEQLNSVVTVVSPQEMKRLMSITKDFSRVPTPTPEAAASQSNFSARLASPPAYSPISSRTGGSSGQPSPAAPSPMSSTQTTGGPPSSAASTGSPASHSPSPPSPSPSLPLKSMPRLVPASALHAVSSQIMPWLPKNSPAPTLAEETGPMDLTKGSTSNRATLENRSEENRPAGKEAQQSLVLRHILLDPPVSRNQSPAGRQSVASGRSWMDAARHNAANGGRQSVASGRSWMDAASDNFVRDCIPQGGFNAQAAALQAQLQASLQAAENNPRLKANPTLRPFLPGMSADPAQIRGGQPPPFPGLPPGMILPQGMLGLQFMGGGPLSPPLGFVPPPSGPRRSPSTSAAGSSTGRSSLSSPASTVSAQASSSTGRSSLPSPTSTVCARASSPPSSVSSGGTSSLGSPPGFLATLPNFLIPESDGAARCGSKQAGSEGEENKLAINPLGGFAWHRPATIDPFSVAEKMSREHNQAEEREARRDKNTPEDEDTDLTEDRNQWQRQFLQTLWEKRRQQQEQQLLRQQRRQQVLTLSPHSAQNGTPPAKRGRRRKKDMSEAATGGGADQTQFPGSFSSQHASSLLAEEEIIASQAQHNDASPAKRSRGKSGRGRPRGRPRKNAAQRTEEPARVETEVEEEGAEFMGFGSGEEVKVEPLEAGVTCDTCSMVLYGEKEILEHDCDV; via the exons ATGACTCTGACTGTAACAAGGGAAAGCACTGTGGGACTGTTAGGGGCGCCCTTTGACCCCGTGTACGCCACGGTCACCGCCAGCGGCCTCTGTTACTTCAGCGTGCTGTTCGCCCCCATGGAGGTCACCGACCTCAAACCCAACGGCGACCTTAACCTTCGCAAGTTCCGCCACATTCTCTGGAAGCTGAACGGGCGTGCGGGTTACGGCTTCTGCCCTGGCTTCAAGGACACCGACTTCCCTGAAGGGTTCAAGTTTGAAGGTCACGGCCTTGAAGTTCTGAAGCAGCCGTTCACGCGTGTCCAAGCGACTGAGTGTCAGGTGTTTATGCAGTTGAAACGGTCGAGTTCCCGTGCCATCAGCCAGCCATTGGGGCTGCAACTCTGCTCCAAGTGTCTGAAAGCTCTGACAGACATCTACACCAACTTGAAGAAAAGCGGTGCAGATCTGTCCAAGTGTCCAGCTTTTACCAGGTTTTTGCCCGGTCAGTCTCATCCCACTGCTGTGAAAAACCACGGGGTGTACCAGGGGAGCTCCAAGTTAAAGGAAAGCAATGAACTGAAGACGGAGAGTGAAGCAAGTTTGTTGGTGActgaggaggagggagggggggaaggCAGCAGTGTCGGCGCTGACAGGCCCGGTCTGTGTGTAGCCAGTGAGTGCGAGGTGGTGACACAAAACTCAACGGAAAGTAAGCCCAAAATTGTGAAATCCAGCTCCAGCAAAGTGCCTGTCAGAAACTGCAGCGTTCTGTTAGATCGCTTCATCCCAGAGGGCGGGTGCTTGTATAAATCCGAAAACCGATCAAACATGGTGGTAGCAAACGGTGCCGTTTCTGCCGATTCCAGTCCGGTACCTTCCCCGGCAACGCGTTCACTTGAACACACATCTTCGGCAGCATCCTTTTCTCAAGATGTGTCtcattcttcctcttcttcctcgtGGTCACTGATGTCATCACCGTCGGCAACAGTGACCAGTAACAGCAGCAAACGCCAGCTGAAGCACACGTCGAGTGAAAGCTCCTCCTCCTCTCGACCGGTTCTCTCTGCTCGTATCAAGCCCTTCAGGACAGTGACACCCCAGGGACAGGAGACTGAATTCAGTGTCACAGATGCCGCTGGTGCGGATGTGGCCGTGGCAGGAGTAGCATCCGACACTGTGGTGCAAAGGGATGTGATGGCCGACATGGAGCCGCCCCCAGTGCTAACTCCAGAGATCATGTCTCCGGCAGATTCTCCGCAGCCTTTGTGCATCGATGAGGATGCGGACCCTGATGAGCTGGAATCTGCTAGCAGTGAACCCG ACGCCAAGCGGCCATGCTACCGATGTTCGCTGTGCGAGGACGGGTTCCAGTCGGACACGGAGCTACGCCAGCATTTCTCAGAAAGCCACCCGCAGGACACCAGCCAAGATGACCAGTCCGAGACCCTGGCGACCTCTGACCTCGTTACAGATGAACCAGTGCAGTCCGATTCTGAGTCTCCTCGCTGGAAAGTGTGTCCGGTCTGCCGGAAGTCGTTCAGCACGAAAGAAGAACTGGAGCTTCACTTGACCAGCAGACATCACACCCGTCTGCATCGATGTCGCTACTGCGGACAAAGGTTCGCCTTGAGGAAGAACCTGACTGACCACCTGGAGCGCCATAGGGGATCCAAGAAACTTATCTGCGAGGATTGTGGGAAGGAATTCTCCAAGAAGAAGGACTTTGCCGCCCACGTGCGGGAACACATGGGTGACCTCCCCTTCTTTTGTACAATCTGCTCCAAGCTGTTCAGCCGGGAGAGCGTGTACAAGGAACACATGGAGAGGCATCGGGCCAGGAGAGGGGTGAGGGCAGTGCTGTCGGGGAGCCAGAAAACCCTGCAAGGCATCGTGACCAAGGCCAAGAAATGTCTGGATGAGAAGGCTCTCATGACTCCGGCATCTACCGTCACCCCTGCATCAGGTGCGGTACAGGTCACTACTGTGGCCAAATCCTCGTCCACCGACTCTCTGTCTACGTCCACATCAGAGTCTGCGACCTCCCCACCTTCCAACCTTCACCTTCTCTCCGTGGTCAGCTTGGCGCAGGCCGAGTTAGAGAAAACCTCCAGACCTCCCAGTGTAGAAGAGAAGATGTCAACAAGTGCAACGGAATCGTCTGACGCTGCCGCCCAGCTACTTCAGTTGTCTTCAAGGGAGACGGACAAAGTTAATGCCGCCATCTCTGACTCAGCCAGCACAGTGTCACCAGAGGACATCAAAGACACCAAGATGGATGTTGTCTCGCAGAAAGCATGGCCGGAAGAATCCAACGCACTGCTGCAGAAACTGAACGCCCCTCTCAAGTTGTCAAAATCCCCGCCTGTTGTTCTGCCGGAACTCTCACAAGAGCAGACACTTTCCATTGCTGACAAAGCCCAGAGCTCTGCAAGTTCCAGTGATGATTCAGCAGAGACAGGTCCAGAACTGAAGAAACCTGGTCTCCCTGGCTCATCGCAGCAAGGTACAACACCGCAGCCAACGTCAGGTACCGAAGAGacagagaagaaagagaaagagaaactcctgtctgagagagaggagaaggtgaagaagaaagagaaggagatGAAGGAGAGGGAGCAGGACATCGCCAGAAAGAACATGGTGTTCTTCCACCAGCTCCTCATGGCGCAGATGACCCAGCAACCCAAGAACGGCAACGGGGGCCCAGCGACACCCAGCGAGCAGAACAAGGGAGACAAGCCTCCCATGCACCCACAAGCCCTTGCCATGATGGCTGCCCTGAACAGCAGGGCTGCTAGAGGGATGGGTCAGGGTGCTATTCCTGTGTTGAGGCCTCCTGTGCCACCTCATCTTCCCAGCAACAAGCCACCGTATCCCATTCCTGCAGACGTTGGTCCCAAGTGGTGTCCGCCGACGTTGGATGCAGGGAAAGGCATGGCAGTTCCTCACACCCAGCCGGGGCCACTCCCTGTTACTAACACTGAGCAAGTTAAGAGTCCTGCCTCAGACGCAGTGCCCAGTTCTTCAGCAGGTGCGAGTCCTCCCAGCATCAGCCTGCCCCCTCACGCCTCAGCTTCCCTTCATCCCAAACATAACCCCCTGAATCCGGCTTCTCCCAGAATGCCCTTTGGTTCACTTTCTCCTGGTGCCAGAATGTCTCCTGCTTCTCTCCCCCCTGGTGTCAGAATGCCTCCTAGATCACCGCTGCCTCCTGGTTCTCTCTCGCCTAGTGCCAGGATGCCTTCAAGATCACCGCAGCCTCCTTTGTATCTTCCTCCTGGTGTCCGGATGCCTCCCAGACCACCAACGGCAAGTCCACGATCCCCCGCCACCTCCAACCAGCAGCCAGCCAGGCAGGCCAGCTCTCCGCGCAAGGGCAATTTCCTGGACATGCTGGTGGGGCTAGAGTCTAAGATGCCGGACAGTGTCAAACAATTCCTGCCTCCCCGAGGACCGGTGCTTAAAGCGAGGCTTCCCAAGCCTAGCCAGTCTGTTTTTCTATCCGACAAGGGTTCGGGTGTGATTCTACATGCTGAGACGCCTGAGAGCATAGCCAGAGCTATCGGCAACAAAGGGAAAGGGCGCTGGCCGAAGACGAAGGGGTTGGACGGGACCATGGAAGGAACTGGCTTAAACAGGACAGACGCACCTCCACCGCCGCCCAAGAAGCAGAGCCGGTGGTCCGGCGGGCTGGTGAAGGAACAGCTCAACTCGGTGGTGACTGTGGTGTCACCGCAGGAGATGAAGAGGCTGATGTCGATCACAAAGGACTTCTCCCGTGTCCCCACGCCGACGCCAGAAGCAGCAGCATCACAATCAAACTTTTCAGCGCGTCTGGCCTCACCCCCAGCTTATTCGCCCATATCCAGCAGAACGGGGGGTTCATCGGGACAGCCCAGCCCAGCCGCTCCTTCCCCCATGTCATCGACTCAGACCACGGGGGGTCCCCCGTCCAGCGCTGCCAGCACCGGTTCTCCTGCCtcccactccccctcccccccatcccccagTCCCAGCCTCCCCCTGAAGTCCATGCCTCGCCTTGTCCCCGCTTCTGCTTTGCACGCTGTGAGTTCGCAGATCATGCCATGGCTGCCGAAAAACAGCCCTGCGCCAACCCTGGCTGAAGAAACGGGGCCCATGGACCTGACGAAAGGAAGCACCAGCAACAGAGCAACCCTGGAGAACAGGTCCGAGGAAAACAGGCCCGCAGGCAAAGAGGCTCAACAGTCTCTCGTTCTGCGTCACATTCTCCTAGACCCTCCTGTGagtcggaaccagtctcctgcaGGGAGACAGTCAGTCGCGTCAGGAAGGTCGTGGATGGATGCGGCAAGACACAACGCTGCTAATGGAGGGAGACAGTCGGTTGCGTCAGGCAGGTCGTGGATGGACGCGGCATCAGACAATTTTGTCCGTGATTGTATTCCACAGGGCGGGTTTAACGCTCAGGCAGCCGCTTTACAGGCTCAACTGCAGGCATCGCTGCAAGCCGCGGAAAACAACCCCAGGCTTAAGGCGAACCCCACACTGCGACCTTTCTTGCCAGGCATGAGTGCAGACCCAGCACAGATCAGGGGAGGCCAGCCTCCTCCCTTCCCCGGGCTACCCCCAGGAATGATATTGCCTCAAGGAATGCTGGGACTTCAGTTTATGGGGGGTGGTCCTCTGTCCCCGCCGCTTGGCTTTGTGCCTCCCCCCTCTGGCCCTAGGCGCTCTCCTTCCACTTCTGCTGCAGGCTCCTCTACAGGGCGTTCATCTCTGTCCTCTCCTGCCAGCACAGTTTCAGCACAAGCATCCTCTTCTACAGGACGCTCTTCCCTCCCGTCTCCTACCAGCACAGTGTGTGCACGAGCAAGCTCTCCACCTTCTTCAGTCAGTTCAGGTGGGACGTCATCACTGGGTTCACCGCCCGGATTTTTGGCCACCCTCCCCAATTTCCTGATCCCAGAGTCTGACGGCGCTGCACGCTGCGGATCAAAACAGGCTGGGTCTGAAGGGGAGGAGAACAAGCTGGCGATCAATCCGCTGGGTGGATTTGCCTGGCACAGACCCGCTACGATTGACCCGTTCTCTGTCGCTGAGAAGATGAGCAGAGAACACAACCAGGCGGAGGAAAGGGAAGCGAGACGAGACAAGAACACTCCGGAAGACGAAGACACCGACTTGACGGAAGATCGGAACCAGTGGCAGCGGCAGTTTCTGCAGACGCTGTGGGAGAAACGGCGACAGCAGCAGGAACAGCAGCTTCTACGGCAACAGCGGCGTCAACAGGTGCTGACCTTAAGCCCCCACTCGGCGCAGAACGGAACCCCGCCTGCAAAACGCGGGAGGCGTCGGAAGAAGGATATGTCTGAGGCTGCGACAGGTGGAGGAGCAGATCAAACACAGTTTCCGGGTAGCTTCAGCTCTCAACACGCTTCCTCCCTACTTGCTGAAGAAGAAATTATCGCATCACAAGCCCAACACAACGACGCAAGCCCAGCCAAGCGTTCTCGTGGAAAATCCGGCCGTGGAAGACCCAGGGGAAGACCACGGAAGAAC